A region from the Ichthyobacterium seriolicida genome encodes:
- the aroC gene encoding chorismate synthase, giving the protein MVGNTFGRIFRLTSFGESHGRSVGGIVDGVPPGITIDISKIQRDLDRRRPGQSSITTSRKELDQVVLLSGIFEQKTTGMPIGFLVENRNHKSEDYDHIKDIYRPSHADFTYDKKYGHRDYRGGGRSSARETISRVIGGSIAKQFLNDISISAYVSSVGSISLDKPYYEYNLSEAENSIVRCPDLDKSKEMISLIEEVKKSGDTIGGVVSCVIKNVPIGLGEPVFDKLHAVLGKAMLSINAVKGFEYGSGFEGTKMLGSKHNDLFVKGGGTKTNFSGGIQGGISNGEDIYFRVAFKPVATIMQDQISTDKNNENINIVGRGRHDPCVVPRAVPIVESMAAMVIADYILLNAMNILN; this is encoded by the coding sequence ATCGTGGGTAATACTTTTGGTAGAATATTCAGATTAACTAGCTTTGGTGAATCTCATGGAAGGTCTGTAGGTGGTATTGTAGATGGAGTTCCGCCTGGAATAACGATAGACATATCTAAAATTCAGAGAGATTTAGATAGGAGGAGACCAGGACAGTCTTCCATTACTACTTCACGAAAAGAGCTTGATCAAGTAGTTTTACTATCTGGAATTTTTGAACAAAAGACTACTGGTATGCCCATAGGATTTCTAGTAGAAAATAGAAATCACAAATCTGAAGATTACGATCATATAAAGGATATATACAGGCCTTCTCACGCTGATTTTACTTATGATAAAAAGTATGGACATAGGGATTATAGAGGCGGTGGCAGATCCTCTGCTAGAGAGACTATAAGTAGAGTTATAGGAGGTAGTATAGCTAAGCAGTTTTTAAATGATATAAGTATTTCTGCATATGTTTCGTCTGTTGGAAGTATATCTTTAGATAAGCCTTATTATGAATATAATCTTTCAGAAGCTGAAAATAGTATAGTCAGATGTCCGGATTTAGATAAATCTAAAGAGATGATATCTTTAATAGAGGAAGTTAAGAAAAGTGGAGATACTATAGGGGGTGTTGTTAGTTGTGTAATAAAAAATGTTCCAATAGGTTTGGGTGAGCCTGTGTTTGATAAACTTCATGCTGTATTAGGTAAGGCTATGTTATCGATAAATGCGGTGAAGGGATTTGAATACGGAAGTGGATTTGAAGGGACTAAGATGTTAGGCTCTAAACATAATGATCTTTTTGTGAAGGGGGGAGGAACAAAGACAAATTTTTCAGGAGGTATACAGGGAGGGATATCCAATGGAGAGGATATATATTTCAGAGTTGCATTTAAGCCTGTAGCAACAATTATGCAAGATCAGATATCCACAGATAAGAACAATGAGAATATAAATATAGTAGGGAGGGGTAGACATGACCCTTGTGTGGTTCCTAGGGCCGTTCCTATAGTAGAATCTATGGCTGCAATGGTTATAGCTGATTATATTTTATTAAATGCTATGAATATTTTAAACTAA
- the sucC gene encoding ADP-forming succinate--CoA ligase subunit beta — protein MNLHEYQGKEILNSFGVRIQRGFVAKTVQEAVDAAKKISETTGSKFYVVKAQIHAGGRGKGGGVKLAKSLEEVEQHASSILGMQLITPQTPKEGKRVNQVLICEDVYYPGDSDTDEIYMSVLLNRSTGRDMIMYSTEGGMDIEEVADKTPEKIFVEEIDPKVGLTGFQSRKIAFNLGLKGDALKDMIKFVTNLYKAYYESDSSLFEINPVLKTSDNKILAVDAKVVLDNNALYRHKDYAEMRDKEEEDSTEIEANEAGLNFVKLDGNVGCMVNGAGLAMATMDIIKQAGGNPANFLDVGGTADAERVEKAFRIILKDKNVKAILVNIFGGIVRCDRVAQGICDAYKNIKEQLTDMPIIVRLQGTNAEKAKELIVESGLKVIPAITLQEASDEVTKSISA, from the coding sequence ATGAATTTACACGAATATCAAGGAAAGGAGATTTTAAATAGCTTTGGGGTAAGGATACAGAGAGGTTTTGTAGCTAAGACAGTTCAAGAGGCTGTAGATGCTGCTAAAAAAATATCTGAGACTACAGGTAGTAAGTTTTATGTGGTGAAAGCTCAAATACACGCTGGGGGTAGGGGTAAAGGAGGTGGAGTAAAGTTAGCTAAATCACTAGAGGAAGTAGAGCAACACGCTTCAAGTATTTTGGGAATGCAATTGATAACTCCTCAGACTCCTAAAGAGGGTAAGAGAGTGAATCAAGTACTCATATGTGAAGATGTGTATTATCCAGGAGATTCCGACACAGATGAAATTTATATGTCGGTGCTTTTGAATAGAAGCACAGGTAGAGATATGATTATGTATTCCACAGAAGGAGGGATGGACATAGAGGAAGTTGCAGATAAGACTCCAGAAAAAATATTTGTGGAAGAAATTGATCCTAAAGTTGGATTAACAGGATTTCAATCTAGAAAGATAGCTTTTAATTTAGGTCTGAAAGGGGATGCTTTAAAGGATATGATTAAGTTTGTCACTAATCTTTACAAGGCTTATTACGAATCTGATTCATCTCTTTTTGAGATAAATCCAGTTTTAAAAACATCAGATAATAAGATATTAGCTGTGGATGCTAAGGTGGTATTAGACAATAATGCTTTATATCGTCATAAGGATTACGCTGAGATGCGAGACAAAGAAGAGGAAGATTCTACCGAGATAGAGGCTAATGAAGCTGGATTAAATTTTGTCAAATTAGATGGGAATGTAGGTTGTATGGTAAATGGAGCTGGATTAGCTATGGCGACCATGGATATTATAAAGCAGGCTGGGGGTAATCCGGCTAACTTTTTAGATGTAGGTGGAACAGCTGATGCTGAAAGGGTAGAAAAGGCTTTTCGCATTATATTGAAAGACAAAAATGTAAAGGCTATATTGGTAAATATATTTGGAGGTATAGTCAGATGTGATAGAGTAGCTCAAGGCATATGCGATGCGTATAAAAATATAAAAGAACAACTTACAGATATGCCAATTATAGTGAGATTACAGGGTACTAATGCTGAAAAGGCAAAGGAATTAATAGTTGAAAGCGGATTAAAAGTTATTCCTGCTATAACTTTACAGGAGGCTAGTGATGAGGTAACTAAATCTATATCTGCATAG
- a CDS encoding homocysteine S-methyltransferase family protein: MGTCIPSISCILKNSKVTDSILNRILGERILILDGAMGTMIQEYDFSEKDYRGDKYKDIENPIKGNNDILSITQPDVISEIHEKYLIAGADILETNTFSGTSIAQSDYNLENEVYRINYESAVLAKKAAQKYSSEEKPRFVAGAIGPTNKTASISPDIDNPSFRSITFDELAISYQQQCEALIDGRVDIFLIETVFDTLNAKAAMFACQEAMKKKNVHIPIMLSGTITDISGRTLSGQTTEAFLISVSHVPLLSIGLNCALGAEQILPYLQILSDKSEFNISVHPNAGLPNAFGQYDETPEMMGEKIEEFFKRGLINIVGGCCGTTPDHIAEISRISKNYTRRIF, encoded by the coding sequence ATGGGTACTTGTATTCCTTCTATTTCTTGTATTTTAAAAAATTCAAAAGTGACAGATTCTATATTAAATAGAATATTAGGTGAGCGCATACTCATATTAGATGGAGCTATGGGCACTATGATACAGGAATATGATTTTTCGGAAAAGGATTACAGAGGTGATAAATATAAAGACATTGAAAACCCTATAAAGGGAAACAATGATATTTTATCTATAACTCAGCCTGATGTCATTTCAGAGATACACGAAAAATATTTGATTGCTGGGGCAGATATTTTAGAGACTAATACTTTTTCGGGCACTAGTATTGCTCAGAGTGATTACAATCTAGAAAATGAGGTATATAGGATAAATTACGAGTCAGCTGTATTGGCTAAAAAGGCTGCTCAAAAGTATAGTTCAGAAGAAAAACCGAGATTTGTAGCAGGAGCTATAGGTCCTACTAATAAAACAGCTAGTATATCTCCAGATATAGATAATCCTAGTTTTAGATCCATTACATTTGATGAATTAGCTATATCATATCAGCAGCAGTGTGAGGCTTTGATAGATGGTCGAGTTGATATATTTTTAATAGAGACTGTATTTGATACTCTAAATGCCAAAGCTGCTATGTTTGCCTGTCAAGAGGCTATGAAAAAAAAGAATGTACATATTCCTATCATGCTATCGGGAACTATTACTGATATTAGTGGTAGAACTCTATCGGGTCAGACGACTGAAGCTTTTTTGATATCAGTCTCTCACGTTCCCCTTTTGAGCATAGGGTTAAATTGCGCTTTGGGGGCAGAACAAATACTTCCATATTTACAGATATTATCGGATAAATCAGAGTTTAATATAAGTGTTCATCCCAATGCAGGATTGCCAAATGCTTTTGGGCAATACGATGAGACTCCAGAAATGATGGGAGAAAAAATTGAAGAATTTTTTAAAAGAGGATTGATAAATATAGTAGGGGGATGTTGTGGCACTACTCCAGATCATATAGCAGAAATATCTAGGATATCTAAAAATTATACTAGGAGAATATTTTAA